From Crateriforma spongiae, a single genomic window includes:
- the cpaB gene encoding Flp pilus assembly protein CpaB → MRNKTLVLLVACVCGAIAAVGLSHWMQAQSSQGSEIKMVEIFVTTKAIDVAEEITGEKIKLEQWPADRIPEGATSTLEDLEGKYARQRFYAGEPVMPVKLMNDSNGSSQKIPRGYTVVAMEADPENAVANLVRPGDRVDVMGYFKKSDVVPETTAKTILRGVRVFALDGQTQREDNDEATKAAKTISLLIKKTDAEVWTWASELGKIRLTLGNLTDYENDGDREDPGQQFLQWIADHAKANETKEEEVEPAPRTVVTRKVEPTENFKMQKLSGGKITQYGWTGQDDMPHILSETGGDESKAPAAPAATATSPNPQDDEYSYLNGEASPFFQPPAEEAGTADDADDLLGR, encoded by the coding sequence ATGCGTAACAAAACTCTCGTCCTGCTGGTTGCCTGCGTTTGCGGTGCGATCGCTGCTGTCGGGCTTAGCCATTGGATGCAAGCCCAAAGTTCGCAAGGCAGCGAGATCAAGATGGTGGAAATCTTCGTGACCACCAAGGCGATCGACGTTGCCGAGGAAATCACAGGCGAAAAAATCAAACTGGAACAATGGCCCGCCGATCGGATTCCCGAAGGCGCGACCAGCACCCTGGAAGACTTGGAAGGCAAGTACGCACGCCAGCGTTTCTACGCTGGTGAGCCCGTCATGCCGGTCAAGTTGATGAACGATTCCAACGGATCGTCCCAAAAGATCCCTCGCGGCTACACCGTCGTGGCGATGGAAGCCGACCCGGAAAACGCGGTCGCCAACCTGGTCCGCCCCGGTGACCGTGTCGACGTGATGGGATACTTCAAGAAAAGTGATGTCGTTCCGGAAACGACCGCCAAAACGATCCTACGCGGTGTCCGCGTGTTCGCATTGGACGGACAGACCCAGCGCGAAGACAACGATGAAGCGACCAAGGCCGCTAAGACGATCTCGTTGCTGATCAAAAAGACAGATGCCGAAGTTTGGACTTGGGCCTCGGAACTGGGCAAGATTCGTCTGACGTTGGGAAACCTTACCGATTACGAAAACGATGGCGACCGTGAGGATCCGGGTCAGCAGTTCTTGCAGTGGATTGCTGACCACGCCAAGGCCAACGAGACGAAGGAAGAGGAAGTCGAACCGGCTCCGAGAACAGTTGTAACTCGCAAAGTCGAACCAACCGAAAACTTCAAAATGCAGAAGCTCTCGGGCGGCAAGATCACACAGTACGGCTGGACCGGCCAAGACGACATGCCTCACATCCTGAGCGAAACCGGTGGCGATGAAAGCAAGGCACCTGCGGCTCCGGCCGCGACCGCCACGTCGCCGAACCCGCAAGACGACGAATACAGTTACCTAAACGGCGAAGCCAGCCCGTTCTTTCAGCCTCCCGCCGAGGAAGCCGGAACGGCCGATGATGCCGATGACTTGCTCGGGCGATGA